Proteins from a genomic interval of Schaalia odontolytica:
- a CDS encoding DUF4032 domain-containing protein: MALDITAAAVDSALLDLPWDVPLEQWPSSLLAALPRGISRHVVRFVNLSGRVLAVKEIGETVAHHEYDMLRDLTRLDAPSVLPVAVITGRKDPEGEELNAVLVTEHLKFSLPYRALFSLSMRADTATRLIDALALLLVRLHLLGFYWGDVSLSNTLFRRDAGAFSAYLVDAETGELHGTLTPGQREYDVDLARTNIIGELMDLQAGGYFPMDVDPIDVGDRIRTQYDLLWREVTAEESIPNEQRRYLVNERIRRLNDLGFDVAELRMATDNGGDHLLIQPKVVDAGHHNRKLMRLTGMDVGEHQARRLLADIDAWRATSGLEDIPLEQAAHKWLTDEFTPVVRAIPRELAGKLEPAQLYHEFLEHRWYMAQQAGHDVPRDEVVASYINTVLASKRDEAVLLEPGPGRSSMLSAEAHPDLW; the protein is encoded by the coding sequence ATGGCTTTGGACATTACGGCGGCTGCGGTCGACTCCGCCCTCCTGGACCTCCCGTGGGACGTTCCCCTGGAGCAGTGGCCGTCGTCCCTGCTCGCCGCCCTTCCGCGCGGCATTTCTCGGCACGTCGTGCGCTTCGTGAATCTGTCCGGCCGCGTGCTGGCGGTCAAGGAGATCGGCGAAACGGTCGCCCATCACGAGTACGACATGCTGCGCGACCTGACGCGCCTGGACGCCCCCTCCGTGCTGCCTGTCGCCGTCATCACGGGGCGCAAGGACCCCGAAGGCGAGGAACTCAACGCGGTGCTCGTCACCGAGCATCTGAAGTTCTCACTGCCCTACCGTGCGCTTTTCTCACTGTCGATGCGCGCCGACACTGCGACGCGACTCATTGACGCGCTGGCGCTTCTTCTCGTGCGCCTTCATCTCCTGGGCTTCTACTGGGGCGACGTTTCCCTGTCGAACACGCTGTTCCGCCGCGATGCCGGGGCGTTCTCCGCCTACCTGGTCGACGCTGAGACCGGTGAGTTACACGGAACCTTGACGCCCGGCCAGCGCGAGTACGACGTCGATCTGGCGCGCACAAACATCATCGGCGAGCTGATGGACCTCCAGGCCGGAGGATATTTCCCCATGGACGTCGACCCCATCGACGTGGGCGACCGCATCCGAACCCAGTACGACCTGCTCTGGCGCGAGGTCACCGCCGAGGAGTCCATCCCCAATGAGCAACGCCGATACCTCGTGAACGAACGTATCCGCAGGCTCAACGACCTTGGCTTCGACGTGGCCGAGCTGCGCATGGCCACCGACAACGGCGGCGATCACCTACTGATTCAACCGAAGGTGGTTGATGCCGGCCACCACAACCGCAAGCTCATGCGCCTGACCGGCATGGACGTGGGCGAGCATCAGGCGCGGCGGCTCCTCGCGGACATTGACGCGTGGCGCGCCACGTCCGGCCTGGAGGACATCCCCCTCGAGCAGGCCGCCCACAAGTGGCTGACGGACGAGTTCACTCCCGTTGTCCGGGCAATCCCCCGCGAGCTCGCGGGCAAGCTAGAACCCGCTCAGCTCTATCACGAGTTCCTGGAACACCGCTGGTACATGGCGCAGCAGGCCGGGCATGATGTCCCCCGCGATGAGGTGGTCGCCTCCTACATCAACACGGTCCTCGCCTCCAAGCGCGACGAGGCCGTCCTCCTCGAACCGGGGCCCGGGAGGTCCTCCATGTTGAGCGCCGAGGCCCACCCCGACCTATGGTGA
- a CDS encoding glycerophosphoryl diester phosphodiesterase gives MSDFPRIIAHRGASSLAPENTIAAFSKAMEVGARWFEFDVDIVGDGSLIVIHDDTLDRTTTGTGSYYRLGFSDIRRLDAGRWFSDTYRFERIPEAADALEFAHAQQMGANLEIKPCAGGERLRERLVESLAVAVAGSKVPSRLIVSSFDHELLAAFHAASPNVALGWLIERASEEWREGATALGARAIHPGVEGLSRRDVQAMRDAGFEVNVWTVNDVEQARELASWGVTGIFTDRPQDFPADALAL, from the coding sequence ATGTCCGACTTCCCACGCATCATCGCTCACCGGGGAGCTTCCTCCCTCGCTCCCGAGAACACGATCGCCGCGTTCTCGAAGGCCATGGAGGTCGGCGCTCGCTGGTTCGAGTTTGACGTGGACATCGTCGGAGACGGCTCCCTCATCGTCATCCACGACGACACGCTCGACCGGACGACGACGGGGACGGGCTCCTACTATCGCCTGGGTTTTTCGGACATTCGCCGCCTGGACGCCGGGCGTTGGTTCTCCGACACGTATCGTTTCGAACGCATTCCCGAGGCCGCTGACGCCCTCGAGTTCGCCCACGCCCAGCAGATGGGCGCCAACCTGGAGATCAAGCCCTGCGCGGGCGGAGAGAGGCTGCGCGAACGGCTGGTCGAGTCGTTGGCCGTCGCGGTGGCGGGGAGCAAGGTCCCCTCCCGCCTCATCGTCTCCTCCTTCGACCATGAGCTCCTGGCGGCCTTCCACGCCGCGAGCCCGAACGTGGCGCTCGGCTGGCTCATTGAACGAGCCTCCGAGGAATGGCGTGAGGGCGCGACCGCCCTGGGAGCCCGGGCGATTCACCCCGGAGTCGAGGGGCTGTCGCGCAGGGACGTGCAGGCCATGCGCGATGCGGGCTTCGAGGTGAATGTCTGGACCGTCAACGACGTGGAACAGGCGCGCGAGCTGGCATCGTGGGGGGTGACGGGTATCTTCACCGATCGTCCCCAGGACTTCCCCGCCGACGCACTGGCGCTGTGA
- a CDS encoding ABC transporter ATP-binding protein — MATVTFDKATRVYPGSDKPAVDQLDLEIKDGEFLVLVGPSGCGKSTSLRMLAGLEDVNSGRILIGDKDVTDVPPKNRDIAMVFQNYALYPHMSVRENMGFALKIAGTPKDEINKRVEEAAKILDLEPYLDRKPKALSGGQRQRVAMGRAIVRKPHVFLMDEPLSNLDAKLRVQTRTQIASLQRELGVTTVYVTHDQTEALTMGDRIAVLAGGLLQQVGTPQEMYERPANEFVAGFIGSPAMNLGTFTVDGEWAKLGPARVPVSEAARAAMTAEDGGKIKIGFRPEGLDVVDADAEGTIPVEVDFVEELGSDAYVYGHLAGAAEGEALGSGAEGTGKQLIVRVPPRTAPGRGGVLHVRIREGQQHNFSAATGVRLPE, encoded by the coding sequence ATGGCAACCGTCACCTTTGACAAGGCTACCCGCGTTTACCCGGGCTCCGACAAGCCCGCCGTCGACCAGCTCGACCTCGAAATCAAGGACGGCGAATTCCTCGTCCTCGTCGGCCCGTCCGGCTGCGGAAAGTCCACCTCGTTGCGCATGCTCGCCGGCCTGGAGGACGTGAACTCCGGCCGCATCCTCATTGGCGACAAGGACGTCACGGACGTTCCCCCGAAGAACCGCGACATTGCGATGGTCTTCCAGAACTACGCGCTGTACCCGCACATGTCGGTGCGCGAGAACATGGGCTTCGCCCTGAAGATCGCGGGCACCCCCAAGGACGAGATCAACAAGCGCGTCGAAGAGGCCGCAAAGATCCTCGACCTGGAGCCCTACCTGGACCGCAAGCCCAAGGCTCTGTCGGGTGGCCAGCGTCAGCGCGTCGCGATGGGCCGCGCCATCGTGCGCAAGCCCCATGTCTTCCTCATGGACGAGCCCCTGTCGAACCTGGATGCGAAGCTGCGCGTCCAGACCCGCACGCAGATCGCCTCGCTGCAGCGCGAGCTGGGCGTGACCACCGTCTACGTGACCCACGACCAGACCGAGGCGCTGACGATGGGCGACCGCATCGCCGTCCTCGCCGGCGGTCTCCTCCAGCAGGTGGGCACGCCACAGGAGATGTACGAGCGCCCCGCCAACGAGTTCGTCGCAGGCTTCATCGGATCCCCCGCCATGAACCTGGGAACGTTCACGGTTGACGGCGAGTGGGCCAAGCTCGGCCCCGCCCGCGTGCCGGTGTCCGAGGCTGCCCGCGCCGCGATGACGGCCGAGGACGGCGGGAAGATCAAGATCGGTTTCCGCCCCGAGGGCCTGGACGTCGTCGACGCCGACGCGGAGGGGACGATCCCGGTGGAGGTTGACTTCGTCGAAGAACTCGGCTCCGACGCCTACGTCTACGGCCACCTGGCCGGGGCGGCCGAGGGAGAAGCTCTGGGTTCGGGCGCGGAGGGCACGGGCAAGCAGCTGATCGTGCGCGTTCCCCCGCGCACCGCCCCCGGCCGCGGCGGCGTCCTGCACGTGCGCATCCGCGAGGGCCAGCAGCACAACTTCTCCGCCGCCACGGGCGTGCGCCTGCCCGAGTAA